The Streptomyces sp. NBC_00162 genome window below encodes:
- a CDS encoding FUSC family protein, with protein MAGVPRVRLPAAYRAAARRSVRVTLAGSAGFYLFLYGFGSAVAATYAVFAAVAMAGLSRIPGTGRQRAAMLLRLVPACWVLITIGTYLAVRTWSAALGMLVVGFALAFTAVGGPRPAGAAPGLQLMYILPSFPPYDPGSLGERLAGATTGLALLVVAEALLLPDPPTVPYRELAARAADSAQRCADELTRASCTLSDGTSREAREVSTGLRSSLVPEAERPAGASVRDRALTHTGLSLRTLLSRLPLLPPVPAGPDPSRAGLDALRAVRDAAEETAVLLRGRAPAGDAHAELLRARSALAAGPAAGASPAVLRRHVAVLEAADAALAMSTAAWIAVRGRAGAARAAPGRFWYASTPAPQLWWRRLEGHAGGRSVFFQNAVRISLALAAARVIAGADSLPHGFWVLLATLTLTRTTVRETRSTVRVALTGTLIGALIVAGLLALVGTDTTVYAAALPPLMLVAFTLGPVKGVGWAQAMFTLVVALVFAQLAPATWQLAEVRLLDVLTGSAIGAVFGLLAWPRGAQDELRRSVAVMLRSAAEAVVATTAQLAAGGVRKPVLAAPGHRSLQHAVILAESAYAQFQSEPKEPAVTSAGQDWQATLMAGHHTLWGRSGCWHRPSGSTYRPWDGSLRQR; from the coding sequence ATGGCTGGCGTTCCCAGGGTGCGGCTGCCCGCCGCCTACCGGGCGGCGGCGCGTCGGTCGGTCCGGGTCACTCTGGCCGGCAGTGCCGGCTTCTACCTGTTCCTGTACGGCTTCGGGTCGGCCGTCGCGGCGACCTACGCGGTGTTCGCCGCCGTGGCCATGGCGGGCCTGTCGCGCATCCCCGGTACCGGCCGACAGCGCGCCGCGATGCTGCTGCGGCTGGTGCCCGCCTGCTGGGTACTGATCACGATCGGCACCTATCTGGCCGTACGGACCTGGAGCGCGGCCCTCGGGATGCTGGTGGTCGGCTTCGCGCTGGCCTTCACCGCCGTGGGCGGGCCGCGCCCGGCGGGAGCCGCACCGGGGCTGCAGCTGATGTACATCCTGCCGTCCTTCCCGCCGTACGATCCCGGTTCGCTCGGCGAGCGGCTGGCGGGCGCGACGACGGGCCTCGCGCTCCTCGTCGTCGCGGAGGCACTCCTGCTGCCCGATCCGCCGACCGTGCCTTACCGGGAGCTGGCCGCGCGCGCCGCCGACAGCGCGCAGCGGTGCGCCGACGAGCTGACCAGGGCGTCCTGCACGCTGTCCGACGGGACCTCGCGGGAGGCGCGGGAGGTGAGTACAGGGCTGCGGTCCTCGCTGGTTCCGGAGGCCGAACGGCCGGCCGGGGCGAGCGTACGGGACCGGGCACTGACCCACACCGGCCTGTCCCTCCGCACCCTGCTGAGCAGGCTGCCACTGCTGCCGCCGGTCCCCGCGGGCCCCGATCCGAGCCGGGCCGGGCTGGACGCGCTGCGCGCGGTACGGGACGCGGCGGAGGAGACGGCAGTCCTGCTGCGCGGCCGGGCCCCCGCCGGGGACGCGCACGCGGAGCTGCTGCGGGCCCGCTCGGCCCTGGCGGCAGGCCCGGCCGCCGGCGCCTCCCCGGCGGTGCTGCGCCGGCACGTGGCGGTGCTGGAGGCGGCCGACGCCGCGCTGGCGATGTCGACGGCCGCATGGATCGCGGTACGGGGCCGGGCGGGCGCGGCGCGGGCGGCGCCGGGGCGGTTCTGGTACGCGAGCACACCCGCACCACAGCTGTGGTGGCGGCGGCTGGAGGGGCACGCCGGCGGGCGGTCGGTGTTCTTCCAGAACGCGGTGCGGATCAGTCTGGCGCTGGCGGCGGCCCGGGTGATCGCGGGGGCGGACTCGCTGCCGCACGGGTTCTGGGTGCTGCTGGCGACCCTGACCCTGACCCGGACGACCGTACGGGAGACCCGGTCGACCGTGCGGGTGGCGCTGACCGGGACCCTGATCGGCGCCCTGATCGTGGCCGGGCTGCTGGCGCTGGTGGGGACCGACACCACGGTGTACGCGGCGGCGCTGCCGCCGCTGATGCTGGTCGCCTTCACGCTGGGTCCGGTCAAAGGGGTGGGCTGGGCCCAGGCGATGTTCACGCTGGTGGTCGCCCTGGTGTTCGCTCAGCTGGCGCCCGCGACCTGGCAGCTGGCCGAGGTCCGGTTGCTGGACGTGCTGACCGGCAGTGCGATCGGCGCCGTGTTCGGGCTGCTCGCCTGGCCCCGCGGCGCGCAGGACGAGCTGCGGCGCTCGGTGGCGGTGATGCTGCGCAGCGCGGCGGAGGCCGTGGTGGCCACGACCGCCCAGCTCGCGGCGGGCGGGGTGCGCAAGCCCGTGCTCGCCGCGCCGGGACACCGCTCGCTGCAGCACGCCGTGATCCTGGCGGAGTCGGCATACGCGCAGTTCCAGTCCGAGCCGAAGGAACCGGCCGTGACCTCCGCCGGGCAGGACTGGCAGGCGACGCTGATGGCCGGCCACCACACGCTGTGGGGGCGGTCCGGCTGCTGGCACCGCCCGAGCGGGTCGACGTACCGCCCCTGGGACGGGAGCCTGCGGCAACGGTGA